DNA from Mesorhizobium loti R88b:
ACCGATTCCATGCCGATGTTCAGATTGGTTCCCGACTTCATCGCCTTGACCAGCTCCGGCGACAGCGGCGTGGCGGCATAGGCGCCGTTCTGGTCGCTGGTCTGGATGGCGATGACGACCTTTTGCCCCTGGTCGACCTGGTAGCTGGCGCCGGATGGCAGGAACAGGCCGTGCGGCAGAGCGAGCAGCATGGCCAGGCTGCCATTGCCGCTGTCTCGGCGCACGGTCACGGTCAACACGCGCTGGCCGGTCTTGGCCTCGGTCAGGTTCTGCGACACCTGGCATTGAAGCTCGGAATTCGCCGAGCCGCTGGAGCAGTTCACCGCCCACGGATTGGCGTCGGCCGGCTTGGGTTGAGCCTCCTTGGCCTGGGCCGGTTTGGCGGCATCCTCGGCAAGAACGGGTCCGGCGACGGCCAAAATCAGCCACAAGACGCCAAATCCCGCGGTCAGGCCTATTCTATTAGACCGTACTAATATTGATGCCATGTCTTCCGTGCCCGCCAAATTCCCCGCTTCGGACCGGTATTTTCCGCAGCAAAGGCTTGATACTACACTGGGAACC
Protein-coding regions in this window:
- a CDS encoding invasion associated locus B family protein, which gives rise to MWLILAVAGPVLAEDAAKPAQAKEAQPKPADANPWAVNCSSGSANSELQCQVSQNLTEAKTGQRVLTVTVRRDSGNGSLAMLLALPHGLFLPSGASYQVDQGQKVVIAIQTSDQNGAYAATPLSPELVKAMKSGTNLNIGMESVTRKPVTIPVSLAGFTAAIAKLETIK